The sequence below is a genomic window from Treponema primitia ZAS-1.
GCATAGACAAGCAGTACATCGTGAATGTCACCTCCGTACAGACCGAACAGTTCGGGTTTCGGACTCTGAAAAGCGGCGTCAGTTCCACCTACTCTAACCTTACCGGGGAATCGACCATGCTCACCGGGGACCTCAATATTATTGAGGTGGAGTGGATTATCCAGTACCGTATCACCGACCCGAAGGCCTGGGTGTTCAACGTAATGGAACGAACCGAAACCATCCGGGATGTTTCCCGGTCGGCCATCAATATGCTGGTGGGAGATCGGGCCATCATGGACATCATGGGCAGCCAGCGGAGTACCATCGAATCCGAGGCCACCGCTTTTATGAACGAAACCTTCCGGGGTTACGGCTTGGGTATCGATGTGATCGCCGTAAAACTCCAGAATATCGATCCCCCCGCCGGGGTTCAGGAGGCCTTTGACGATGTGAACAAGGCCGAGCAGGATCAGAACCGGCTTATAAACGAAGGCCAGCAGGCCTATAACGCGGAGATCCCCCGGGCCAAGGGCGAGGCGGACCGCCTGGTCCAGATAGCCCAGGGCTATGCGTCGGAGCGGGTTAACCGGGCCAACGGCGACGTGTCCCGTTTCAATTCGGTGTACGAGGAATACCGCAGGGCTCCGGATGTAACCCGCCGGCGGCTTTACTACGAAATGATAGAAGATGTGTTCAAGGATGATACGGAAACGGTGATCATAGACCGGAACTTTAACAACTTCCTGCCCCTGCGGGATCTAAACGCAGAACGCGCTTCCCGCGCCTCCCAGGGAGGCCGTTAATGAGAAAGTCACTTTTCGTACCCATAGTCATCGCAGTAATAATAATCGGAGTTATCTGGGCGGGTCCCCTCTATGTCATTGACGAGGGTGAACAGGCGGTCATCGTTCAGATGGGCCGGCTGGTAAATGTGGTTACCGAGGCGGGACTCCATGTAAAGATCCCCTTTATTGAAGAGGTGGTACGCTACCCCAAACGGATCATGGCCTGGGATGGGGAGCAGAAAAGTATGCCCACCCGGGAGAAACAGTATATCTGGGTTGATGTTATCGCCCGGTGGCGGATAGCGGACCCGCAGAAATTCTACGAATCCATCTCCACCATCAGCGGCGCCTATTCCAAGCTGGCGGAGGTTATCGATTCCGAAGTGCGGACCGTGGTGGCCGAAAACTACCTGCGGGAAACGGTACGGAATTCCAACCTTATCCTGGAACAGCCCGAGACCGCCGACAGCCTTGGTATTGGGGACGGCATTGACGAATCGGAGCTTCCCACCCTGATCCAGTCTTCCGGCAGCAAGGAACCCATACAGCGCGGCCGCCGTCAGTTGGCGGAGGAGATCCTGCAGCGATCCCGCAGAATGGTCCCCGAGTACGGCATTGAACTTATCGACGTGGTAACCCGGCAGATCCGCTACTCCGATGAACTGACCCAGAGCGTCTACGCCAGGATGATCAAGGAACGGAACCAGATAGCCCAGGCCTTCCGGTCCGACGGCGAAGGGAAAAAGGCTGAGTGGATGGGCCGTATGGACAATGAGCGCCGGTCTATCCTTTCCGCGGCCTACGAAAAGGCCGAGGTTATCCGGGGAACCGCCGATGCGGAAGCCACAAGGATCTACGCCGACGCCTATACCCGGGACCAAAGCTTTTTCGACTTTTGGCGGGCGGTGGAATCCTACCGGACAACCATCCCCAACTTTGACAAGACCCTCTCTACGGACATGGATTATTTCAGGTACCTCTACTCTCCCCTGGGACGGTAAGGGAAAAACGGTTAAGGAGGAATTATAGGATGATGAGAATGAGTAAATTAGTTTCCCTGTTTTTATCAGTAATGCTGTTGTTCCTTTTCACTTCAGAAAACCTTTTCGCCGATAACCTCAGTTATAATGAGTATATTAACCGGGGTATACTCTATGCGGATCAGAAAAACTACGATTCGGCAATTGGGTATTACAACCAGGCAATACGGCTTAACCCCAATTTACCCGAGGCTTACAACAACCGGGGTTCCGCCTACGCCGTTAAGGGTGAACAGGTCTGGGCGCTGGCGGACTTTACCGAGGCGATTCGGCTTAAACCGAACTATACCTTTGCGTATAACAACCGGGGGCTGCTCCATATTGAGCGGGGAGACTATGAACGGGCCCTGAGCGATTTCAGCCAGGCCATACTCATC
It includes:
- the hflC gene encoding protease modulator HflC — its product is MRKSLFVPIVIAVIIIGVIWAGPLYVIDEGEQAVIVQMGRLVNVVTEAGLHVKIPFIEEVVRYPKRIMAWDGEQKSMPTREKQYIWVDVIARWRIADPQKFYESISTISGAYSKLAEVIDSEVRTVVAENYLRETVRNSNLILEQPETADSLGIGDGIDESELPTLIQSSGSKEPIQRGRRQLAEEILQRSRRMVPEYGIELIDVVTRQIRYSDELTQSVYARMIKERNQIAQAFRSDGEGKKAEWMGRMDNERRSILSAAYEKAEVIRGTADAEATRIYADAYTRDQSFFDFWRAVESYRTTIPNFDKTLSTDMDYFRYLYSPLGR
- the hflK gene encoding FtsH protease activity modulator HflK is translated as MQNVTPGMVSKFLNPLTVILIAVGILVVALLGTSVYIVDQTEESVITRFGKFHNISGPGLHIRLPFGIDKQYIVNVTSVQTEQFGFRTLKSGVSSTYSNLTGESTMLTGDLNIIEVEWIIQYRITDPKAWVFNVMERTETIRDVSRSAINMLVGDRAIMDIMGSQRSTIESEATAFMNETFRGYGLGIDVIAVKLQNIDPPAGVQEAFDDVNKAEQDQNRLINEGQQAYNAEIPRAKGEADRLVQIAQGYASERVNRANGDVSRFNSVYEEYRRAPDVTRRRLYYEMIEDVFKDDTETVIIDRNFNNFLPLRDLNAERASRASQGGR